In Bacteroidales bacterium, the sequence CTGCGAAATGCGCCTGGCAGTATTCATCTTCCTGACAGTGGTTTATCCCTTCCAGCTTCTCAGGCCGGAATCACACAGGGAACACATGAATTACCGCGATTCGGTTGATGTGATCCGGTATTCCGTTCATCTTACCTTCCGGAATTTGCAGGATCAAAAACTGGAAGGCTTTACCGTCATTCACTGTATCTATCCCGGAGGCAATCAGGGGACGTTTGCCTTTGACCTGGCCGGACTGAAAGTGGATTCAGTGGCATCTCCGGTGCTGAAAAATGTGCAGTTCTTCCGGGAAGGAGAGACCATCCGCGGTACCTTTGCAGGGAAGCTGACTCCGGCCGATACGGTTACGTTGATCATTTACTACCAGGGAACGCCTTTAAGGGACAAGCGCTGGGGCGGTTTTTTCTTTGCCGGTGATGAAGCCTTCAATTACGGAATTGGCATGGATGCTGTACCTCCCAACTTCGGGCGGGTGTGGTTCCCTTGCATTGATAATTTTACCGACCGGGCAACCTATACCTTCCATGTAACTGTTCCGTCAGGATACACGGCAGTTTGTAACGGAACCTTGTGCGGAATCAAAGAATCCGAACCCGGCTATACGACATGGGTGTGGGAAATGAAGCAGCCCATTCCTACGTACCTTGCTTCGGTAGCTGTGGGCCGCTACATCAGGCTGGAAGGTTCTTACCAGGGTCTTCAGCGCAGCATACCCTGGCAAATTTATTGCCTTCCCGAAGACAGTTTAAAAACAGCCAGGTCGTTTCAAAACCTTACCCGATGGATGCAGATTTTTGAAACCCGCTTTACCCCCTATGCCTGGGACAGAATTGGCTATGTGATTGTCCCCTTTAACCACGGAGCCATGGAACATGCTACCAACATTACTCTGGCCCGTAATACAGTGGACGGCACCACTCAGTTCGAAACCCTCTATGCACACGAATTATCCCATCACTGGTTCGGCAATCTGGTAACCTGTGCCTCCGAAGCCGACATGTGGCTCAACGAAGGCTGGGCCAGCTATTGCGAGGCCATTGTAACAGAAGGCCTGTACGGGAAGCAGGCATTTCGCGATTATGTCCGCAAAAACCAGCTGGAGGTGCTTGTGGCTACCCACGTTGCTGACGGAGGGTATTTTCCCGTCTATGGCATACCTCATTCCCTAACCTACGGAAGCACAGTTTATGACAAAGGTTCCCTTGTGGTGCATAACCTGAGGGGATATCTGGGTGACAGTCTGTTCTTTGATGCGGTAAAAAAATACCTGACCCGGTATGCCTTCCGGAATTGTTCGGTGCATGAATTTGAGCAATTTCTTTCCAGGGAAACCCGGACGGATCTGAAATCTTTCTTTCAGTTCTGGGTGTATGGAAAAGGATTCAATGACCTGGAAATAGACTCTCTGCGCACCAGCTGGCAGGATGGCCGCTGGAGGGTGAGCGTTCTGATAAATCAAAGGTTGCGGGGCACATACATTCCCCAGGAATCGGTCAAAACAGAAATCGGGGTGCTTGACAGCCTCTGGAAAATGCATGTTTATCAGGTAAAATGGACGGGTAATCCCGGCCTGCTGTCACTTGACCTTCCGTTTCGCCCGCTGAGCATAATACTCGATCCGGATGAAAAGACCGCCGATGCCTCTGTTGAAGAAACGAAAATCATTGAAGGAGGCGGGGATCACTTTTTCAGGGCTTCTTACTTTTCGGCCTTTAACCATATGTCACCCGATTCTGCCTGGGTGCGTGCAGAACAGCATTTTCTTCCTCCTTCGGGCCGCATCCAGAAACAGCGGAATATCAGGCTTTCTTCAGAACGATACTGGCGGATCAGCGTGGTATGTTCTCCTTATCAGAACCTTACCGGCAGGTTCTTTTTTACCAGGAGCATCAGTGAAATGCCTGAAGGAACCACCACCGATGCCCTGGTTTTGCTGTACCGAAAAGACCGAAGGGATAGCTGGCAGGTTCTTCCGGCCCAGCTCAACGGAAATGAACAGGAAGGATTTCTTGAAACAACGCCCCTGCGAAATGGTTATTACTGCATAGGGGTAAAACGATAGGAAATATTGTTGAGAGGTTCCTGAAATTCGGGCACGCGGCTTCAGAGGCCAAGAAGATCCATTAATCCGTTAATGAAAGTGAGTGGGTGAGCAGGATTTCCGGGTACGTACAGGTCGATCCGGTGGCTTTCAGGGAAGCTCCTGTCAACGGCAGGGCTGTCAGCAAAAATGCCTCCGCTGATAGCATCGGTACCCACCAGAATGATCATCTTCGGATCAGGCACAGCATCATAGGTCATCTGAAGGGCTGTTGCCATGTTTTTGCTCACAGGCCCTGTAATTACAATTCCGTCTGCATGACGGGGTGAAGCAACGAATTCAATTCCATACCTGCCCATATCAAAATTCACATTGCCGGCTGCATTCAGTTCCATCTCGCCCGAATTGTCGCCTCCGGCAGAAACCTGTCTCAATTTAAGTGATCCATGGAACAGGTTTCTGATTTCCGGTCGGATTTCGTGCTCCGCCAGTCTTACCGGCTGATCGGCCCCGGGCCGGATGATTAAATCTTCCCTGCGGTTGGCGGCAATGCGGTAATCGTTGGTAAACCGGATTTTGTCGGGCAGGGCTAAGGCACATTCATTGCAGAAAACGCACCGGCCAAGATCAATGCAACCTTTCGCCGGATCAATGGCTCCCGTAGGGCAAATTGCTGCTGCCTGACGCTTTTCTTCGTCTGTTATATCGTTTGCAATAACGGGGCGGCCCCTGAACCTTTCAGCCACTTTCTGGGTTCTCAGGTCTTTTACATATTGGATCCCGTGACTTTTCAGAATCTTGATTTCTTTCAGCATGGCGCTTTCTTTTCAAAAGGTTTATAAATCATGCCCGCAGTAGGAAAGATTATAGCTTTTATTGCACAGGGGGAAGTCGGATATTTCCTGGTTTCGTACTGCAAGGGCAAGTGCCATCCAGTTGTGGAAAGAGGCATCCTTGATTTTGTAATGCTGAAGCTTTCCCTCTGCATTCGTCACGGCGGTATGACAGATTTCGCCTCTCCATCCTTCGGTCAGGGAAATAGCAAACGTCGAAGGCCGAAGCTTGCTGTGGTAGGAAGGCATGGGAACATCAGCCTTGTTTTCTTTCCATCTGGCCACGAGGTTTTGGATTAACCTGATGGATTCATCCACTTCCTTTTTGCGCTGGAGAGCACGTGCCAGAACATCACCGGAAGTCTGAACAACCGGTTGCACCGGGAAATTTCTGTAAAACTGAAACGGATGGGATATTCTGACGTCCCTGAATAAGCCTGAGGAACGGGCTGCCATCCCGACAAGGCCCAGTTTCAGTGCCTGTTCCCTGGTAACAATACCGATATCCTCAAAACGTGCCAGAAGGCTGGGAAGAGTAAAGATCCGATCAGCCATTTCGGCATACCGCCTTCCGGTGTCGTCCAGCAATTTCAGAATACTTTCGGCAACTTCTTCTGTAAGGGGAAAGTTTGATCCACCCGGTCGTATCAGGCTTTTCCCGAACCGGTTGCCGCACCAAAACTGTGTGGTATTTATAACAGTTGTTCTCAGGGCTTCACACACCACCTGCCCCAGCTGATAGGCAACATCACCGCACAAGGCTGCCGTATCGCCGATATGGACTGCCATTCGTTCCAGTTCAAGAGCGATGCAGCGTTCTATGTGCAGTGTTTCATTTTCCGGCGTTTCGCTCAGAGCCTCCGTGAGCTGGGCATGGGCAAGTGCGTGCCCTATGGCTGTATCGCCGGCAATGTTTTCTGAAAGAATGCAGCGCTGAAGGGCAGACTCTTTTGCCAGCATAAGCTGTTCCACTCCCCGGTGCTGGTAACCAAGCTGAATTTCCAGATGCAATACCTTTTCTCCATTGCAGATGAAGCGGAAATGACCCGGTTCTATGACGCCGGCATGCACCGGCCCAACTCCTACCTCGTGCAATTCTTCGCTTTCAATGGAATAAAACGGGTAATTCTCCATAACAGAGTTCTGATCGTGCCTGTTATACGGAAATCGTACCGGTTTAAACCAGGGATGCCCTTCAAACCGTACCCCGTAATTTTCATGAATTTCCCGCTCAAATCCATGAAGCTGATAGGCTCCGGAAGCCAGCGACTGCAATACCGCACCTTTCCTTTCCGAGACGTGCGCGGCAAGGAGAATGCTGTTACGGGTATCATCGGCAATAGCAATGTAAAACTGCAAATTTTCCCCTGAGGGAACAGCAAAATACGCAAGACAGTGTTTTGACTCGTCGGCAAGCAGATTGCTGACCAGATCATAAAATTCGTGATAGGGCAATACCGGTATATCATCGGAATTGCATATGGCCGGATTGGCTTTGATATCAAGATACTTCCTGCTCATTCTTTTTCAGTTTGGAAGCATAAAGAAACTCTGGTTGATTATTTCGGCAAGAAAAGGCGGCTGGACAAAACACAAAGCAATAACCACCGCAAAAAGTATGAACTGGGTGATGGTCTCTGCCGGGTTCACCTTTCCCGGAGGCAGGGGCGTGGCATATTCCTTTGGTTCCGAATAGGCAATATGCAGGATTCTGGTACTCATTGCGTAAATAATGAAACTGATCAGCACCATGACAATAACAGCCAGGATCCATCTGCCCTGAAAGATCATGCCTTTGAAAATAAAGAATTCGGCCAGAAACATGCCGGAGGGAGGAAAAGCCAGAATCAGAATCATTCCGGTAATCAGTACCAGGGCTCCGGCAGGGTAAGCATTCATGTATTTTCCGGTTTCATCGAGTTTGAAGGTGTGAAGAACGCGGTGCAGTTGACCCATCTGAAAGAAAAGCCCTGATTTCACAAACGAATGGAGAACTATCAGGAGAAATGCACCATAATATGCCTGGCCGCCAATGCCAAGTGCAATGGCAACCAGTCCCATGTTTTCCAGACTCGAATAGGCCAGCATGCGCTTTACATGCTTCGCCTTGAGCATATAGCCTGCCGCAATCAGAAGAGACAATACTCCCGAAAGGATCAGGGCATTGTTCATAAACCCCAGCACAGGTGAACTGGCAAAAAGAGTGTATACCCTGAAAATAGCTATAAATCCAACGTTCATGAGGGTTGTGGAAATGAGTGCACTGATGGGGGGAGGGGCAACGGAATGGGCATCAATTGTTACGGTGTGCATGGGGAAAAGCCCCATTTTTGTGCTGAAACCTACCAGCACAAACAGAAAGGCAATTTTAAGGTACAGGGGATTTACTGTGTTTATCATTCCTGCAAGGTCTTCAAATGACAGGCTGGCAGCATCTTCACGACCATAAATAAACCCGAGAAACAGAATTCCGAGGTAGGCAAGTGCAATCCCTGTGGAACAGATGAAAACATATTTCCAGGTTGCTTCGAGGGCTATTTCTGTCCTGTCATGGTAAATGAGGGCTGCTACGGCCAGCGTAGTGGCTTCCACAAAAATCCACAGAACCGTCATATTGTTGGCAAGGTATGCTCCTGTTATGAAGGCTGCCAGGGCAATGAGTGATGAATGGTAAATGCTGTATTTCCGTGCATCATCCCCGGCAACATATATGAATCCGTGGTAAACCACCGGAAGAAGCAGAAATGCCAGAACGGACATCAGCAATACACCGGAATGATTGAACGTGAAATATGTGAGCTCGGTATTCCCGATATTTTTCCATGCATAAACAGTAACGGCAATATGTGCAGCGGAAAAAAGGAGCATGATCATCCGGATTATGGCCTTGTTCCGGATCAGCAAGGTCAGGATAGCCAGAATAACCGACAAAGCAAAGAATGCGAAAAGTCCCATATTCAGTCTTTTAATCTGGTAAGTTCATTGGTATGTGCCTTCAGCCTCAGCCCGAAGAAGCCAAGGATCAGAACGCCGACAAAAATATCGAGCAGTATTCCCACATTGATCAGCATTGGCATTTTGCTGCCCATGGCTAAGGAGAAAAAGAACACCGCGTTTTCGATAATCATGAAACCAATCAGATGGGAAACAATCAGGCGGTGGGTAACAATCAGTATCAGTCCTGTGAACAGCGCAAAGAGAGCAATGGTCATATAAATCGTACTTACGTAATTGTTCATCATGGATGCGGCCAGAACAACGCTTATCAGAAGGGACGCAATCGAAAAAAGCAAGGTGTAAAAGGCCGGCATGGCCAGACGGTGCACTTTGGTTACACCCGAAGCATCAACAATCTTCGACAGCAGGAAGGGCATAATAAACGCTTTGAAAAGCAGGGTTTCTGAAATGATAAACAAGAGATTGCCGAGATTGATATCGCTGAGTTCAAACAGCGCAATGCCGCACAATAACAACCCCTGAAGCCCGATCAGCCGGATATAGGTTATGATTCTCTCTGTCGAAGCAAAGTATACCAGAGTTAATGCAAACGCAACAATCAGGTAATTGATCATGTCAGTTAATTTAAGAATCGTTCACCAAGCAGCAGGATAACAATAAATGCAATCCAGGCAACTCCTGATATGGTTAAAATGTACTTTGGATTCTTATTCATTTTATTTCTTGCCCTGAATGATTCAATAAGGCCGACAGCCAGGGCGAGCAGAACCTGAATAGCAACGAAACTGACGAGCTGAACAGGGAATGGCCAGGCAGGGGGTATGGTCAGGTTAAAAATGAGAAGCCCGTAGAGGGCAAATTTAATATAGGTGCCCAGGTGTATGAGAGCTTTGTCAAAACCGCTGTTGTCCAGAATCATCACTTCGTGAATCATGGTGAGTTCCAGATGGGTTTTGGGATCATCTACCGGCAACCGGCAGGTCTCGACCATCGCTGTCTGCAGGAAAACAAAAATCCCAAGCAATCCGAAGATCAACATGAAGTTGTTTTCTGACAGATAGAAATTGGAAAAAATGTCAGTAAATGAAGTAAATCCGGTTGCCATAGCAAAGGATGCCATCAGAATGAAGAAAGCCGGTTCCAGCAGCATGGAGAAAAAGGCTTCGCGGTTGGCTCCCATTCCTTCAAAACTGCTTCCGGTATCAAGGGCGGCAATGATGGAGAAAAATCGTCCAAGTGCGATGAGATACGAGAAGAAAATAAAATCGCCCTCAAAGGAAATGAGGGCTCCGTATTTTCCAAAGGGAATGAACAAGGCGGCACATAAAACCGTAGCCAGGTTTATGGCCGGAGCGATCTGGAAAATACTGCCCGAGGTAGTGCTGAAAACACTCCCCTTTTTCAGGAGTACGCTGATGTCTTTGTAGGGCTGAAACATACCGGGACCTTTCCTGCCTGATGCAATGCTTTTGGTGCGAAGAATGATCCCCGGGATAATCAGGGCTGCCAGAAAAACAGCTATAATACCTGCACTGTTCATAATAGTTTTAAATAGGTCAGAATCAGAACAAGAAGCATGAAAAGAAAGGCATACAGAATGTAATGCTGTATCTTTCCTGTCTGCATGGCGGCTATGCGTTTCAGTACGGAAAGACCCCAGTTGGCAGGTTTGTCCGTAAGATATTCCTTGATAATGTCTTCACTATGCGATACAAAGGTTCGTTTATCCGGAAAAATTTCATCTTCCCTGATCTCGGCCATGATCTTTCTGGTATGAAGAAGAGGCTTTGCCAGGTGATTGTAATTATATACGTAGGAAGTAGCCGTGTATTGATGCCGGGGAGTAACAGCGGTATACCCGCACCCCCAGGTAGGTTGGCAGGCAACAGGACGGTTTTTGAGATGCTGCCGCCTGTATAGCAAAAGGAGCACAACCAAACCAATAAAAATTCCTCCGGCAAGGTTGATTCCTGTCAGGTTATTCAGAACCGGAGCCGCCAGGTCGGCTGCTTCCGGAAGAAATGTTGCCTGCTGAACAATCGAAAAAACAGGTCGGGCAAACCATGCCGATAAAAGCCCGATGGAAATGATGAACAGCACCGGGATGAACTGCGGCAGAATGGTGGAAAACGCGGCTTCTTTTGCCTCAGCAGCTTTTTGGGTTCTGGCTTCTCCCAGGAAAACAATCCCAAATGCTTTGGTGAAACAGAAGATAGCCAGCCCTCCGATCAGCGACAGAGCGACAATGGTGGATATAAGTATGATAGCCTGGTACATGGATGATGCGGGAAGGCTTTTGAACATTCCGATGTAGATAAGATATTCCGAAATGAAACCGTTAAAGGGAGGTAATCCGCAGATAGCCAGTGATCCGATAAGAAAAAACAGGGCGCTCCAGGGCATTTTTTTCAGCAGTCCCCCCATTTGCTCTACGTTCCGGGTATGGGTAGCCTGATATACTGCTCCTGCACTGAAGAAAAGCAGCGATTTGAAGAGCGAATGGTTCAAAACATGCAATAACCCCCCACCGAATCCGGTAATAATGAGAAACGGATTGTGGACAGCCAGTCCGATTACACCCAGCCCGGTTCCGATACCGATAATACCTATGTTTTCAATACTGTGATAGGCGAGCAGCCTCTTAATGTCGTGCTGCATGATGGCCATCATTACGCCCAGAATACCTGAGAGTATCGAAACAATAAGTATTGTAAGGCCGATGGAAAGAAAATCATTCTGCAGTTGAAAAACTACCCGCAGGATCCCATAAATACCCATTTTTATCATAACACCCGACATAACCCCCGAAACGTGCGATGGCGCTGCCGGATGTGCGTCAGGTAACCAGGTATGCAGGAAAAGAAAGCCGGCTTTTATGCCAAAACCAATAAAGAATAAAAGAAACAGACCAAAATTCGGATGGGTCGAAAAATATGCCGGCAATGAATCAAAGCCTGTGATTCCCGTTTCCCTTCCTGCAATGAGAAATGCTATCAGCAGAAAGAACATGCCGATATGCATCTGCACCAGATACCGTATCCCTGTTTTCAGCGTAGCCTTGTCCTCCGCATCGAATATCACAAGAACAAAGGAAGAAACAGCCATTATCTCCCACGCAATAAGAAAAGCCAGGCCGTCCCTCAGCATGACCACCATCAGCATGGAATAATGCAGAAACAGGTACGAAAAGTAATGGATGGAGAGCTGAATATCGCTTTTGGAGTTCAGGTATGGCTTCAGATATCCGTATGCATACAAAATACCTGTTACTACGGTAAGGTTGATCACGAAAATGAAAAAAGCGGAAAGCCTGTCAATAGTAAAAATCAATCCGCTGTCAGCACCGAAGGGATAGATCTTTATTTCCTGAATCTGATCCAGACTGCTGAACAAATCAAAACTCCAGCAGGATGTTAAAAAAACGCCTGCCAGCACCAGTACCAGGGTCAGGTAGTATTTCCATTTTTTGGTTACCAGAAATATACCCGTCATAAGACCGAACAGGCAAATCGCGAAAATTGCTTGAGGAATCATTGGATGAACTTAACTGGGCTGCAAAAGTAAAAAAAAATCAGATGATCACTTTAGACCACATGGCTCATGAGAATTTCGCAATGTGCCACTAAGGCCGCTTCCCCTTCGTTCCAGCGGGGTTTGTCCGTATGCCTCCGCAACTATCCAGCCCACTGCGCATTGGTTCGCTTGCTCTTCTAATGTGCAATCCGGACGTAAAAAACTGATAAATGTAACTCCTGTCCTTACTGATGTTTAGAGGTATCTTATGTCCATGAATTGATCTTTCAATGCCAGCCCATTCAGCAGGAAATGAACCGAATGCAATTCAAAATAAATCATGGGAGCTTACCACAGAAAAAACTTCAGCAAGAGGTACTCTGACATAAATATTTTTACTATTTTGTCCTTCAAATCAGGCGAGTATGAATATCCGGAAATTTCATCGGGCATGTATCATGCCTCTTTTATCTCTTTTGCTAATATTTTCCTGTTCAAGGGAGCAGGAGATTATTATGAGCGTGAAAGGGAAAATACCTTCCGATAGTATGGGCATTACCCTGGCACATGAACACATTCTGGTCGATTTCATAGGTGCCGATAGCACCGGGTATCATCGGTGGAACCGCCAGGAGGTTCTCTCAAAAGTACTGCCCTACCTGCTCGAAATAAAAAATATGGGGGTAAAAACCCTGGTGGAATGCACTCCTGCCTATCTGGGCAGGGATCCGTTGTTACTCAGAATGCTGTCAGAACAATCCGGCATAGCGATTCTCACCAATACAGGATATTACGGAGCCATTGGCAAGAAAGCGCTTCCTCCTCATACCTGGACAGAACCGGCAGAGCAACTGGCCGGCAGGTGGATTGATGAATGGAAAAACGGGATCGAGAATACTGGTATCAGGCCGGGTTTTATTAAAATTGCCGTGCAAAGCGATAGCCTGCTCGATTCAATCCATGAAAAAATCGTTCGGGCGGCTGCGCTTACCCACCTGAAAACCGGTCTGACCATCAATGCCCATACCGAATCAGCTGCTGCGGCCCGGGCTGAATTGAAAATTCTCCAAAACGAAGGAGTTTCCCCCCGTGCATTTATCTGGACGCATGCCCAGATTGCCCAGCTTTCTGATCATATCGACCTGGCCCGGCAGGGAGTCTGGGTTTCTTATGATAATGTAACAACCGACAGTGCGGAATTGAAAAAATATGTTTACCTGCTTTCCGAAATGAAAGCCCATGGCCTCCTTGACCGGGTGATCCTTTCGCATGATGCCGGATGGTATGACGTGGTCAATCCGGCAGGAGTGACTTTCCGACCTTATACGGCCATTTTCACACACCTGATTCCTGCACTGAAAAGCCATGGATTTACTGACCGGGAAATTTCCCTGCTCCTGATGGACAACCCGCGGAAGGCATATACAGTAAGGGTACGGAAAAAGTAAAGCAATTGCTTTGGGCAGATAAAGCTTAATTCCAATGACTATTGATGTAACGACAAACCAGACAATTGAAAAAAAATATTTGCAGATGAATCAGGTTTAACGAGAGCATAGCGAGAGGTATTGAATTCCAATATCCATGGTGACCGCTCTGTTAAATGAGGGATGCGTTCGCACAATGCCGGCAATATAATGGATTGCGGCCAGCAAATCCTTATTCAAACGGATGCTCCCTGCTGAAATCAGGGCGATAGTGCCCGTGGCTTCCGGGATCCTGCACCCACCCGTTCCTGAAACCAAGCCGGTACATTTCCTCTTTTACGCTTTCGTATTCCTCCTCGTACAGCGTTCTTTTCAATGATGCCGGACCCCTGGTCAATGGCGTCGGATAATACTGTGACATCAGGGAAATATATACACCGGTGGAAATATTTTCTGCAATAAACCGCAGTACTTTTTTGCTTTCTTCAATGAACCCGGGAATGACAAGGTGGCGAATGATCAAACCCCGCCTGGCAGTTCCATCTTCCGAGAAATGCAAACGGTTGCCGCGCTGACGGTACATTTCGGTGATTGCCGAAGCGGCATAAAACGGATAATCCTCTGCATCCGAAAGTTCTCCTGCAACGGCAGGAGTAATGTATTTGAAATCAGGCAGGTAGATGTCCACCAGGGAGTCGAGCATGCGAATGGTCTCCGGTTTTTCGTACGCATTGGTATTCCATACAATGACAGGCCGGTACCCGCGGGCATGCAATTCATGGATCACAGAAACTGCCTGGGGAGCAACATGCGAGGGTGAGACAAAGCCCACGGAATGATAGCCCGCATCAAGTTTTTCCGCAATGGAATCTGCCACTTCTTTCAAAGACCAGTCCCTTATCCCTGAATTTGTTCCGTAACCGCAAACCGCTTCGAAACCGGGTTTGCCATAAAAACTGATTTCGTAATTCTGGCAAAACACACAGCGCAGGTTACAGCCGGCAAAAAACAGGTTGATGATACCCCTTTCTCCGCTTATAACCGGTTCCTCTCCGCGATGAATGCAAATTGATGCAACAGGGATGCCGGCTCCTGTGCGGCAATATCCCGACGGCTTCTCAAGCCGGTTGGCATGGCAATTGCGCGGACACAATGTGCAGTCAGCAAGATCAGTATGTATTCCCTCACGGGTCGCCTGTTTGTGGTCTTTTCCCTGCTCCATCGGTTACTCTAATCCGAAAACTTTTCTGATGAAGGAAATCTTGCGTTCCTGAAATTCTGAAGGCAATCCATGACCGCTTTCGGGATAGGCAATGTATTCCTTCGGTACGTTCAGCTGATTATATGCTGCAAAATTAATATGCGGGGGACAGATATTGTCCATGAGGCCGACAGCCATTAAGACAGGACATCTGACCCAGGGCGCCAGATTTTTGATATCAATATAGCTCAGCGTTTCGAACACCTTGTCCCAGCCCATTTCGGGGTGCTGTCTGACGTAGGCCTCGAATTCGTTGGCAGGCCAGGTAGCACAGCGGAAATAATCCCTGAAATCAGATAAAAAAGGAACCTGTGGAACGGCAACCTTAATGCGCTGGTTGTCGAGGGCTGCTGTAGCGAAGGTTAAAGCCCCTCCCTGGCTTCCTCCTTCAACAGCAATGCGTGCAGTGTCCACCTCCGGCCTGGAACAGAGAAAATCCACTGCCCGAATGCAATCCATGTAAGCACCCCGGTAAATATAATTTTCCTTGTCATGCAACTGAAAGAGGAGATACCCCGGAAATCCCGGATTGACATTGTCTTTGCTGTTACCGTGTCCGCGGATATTGAGGGCAAAGGAAACCATGTCATCCCCCTGGTAAGCCCACTGGGGAATCATATAGGAACTGTATCCCTGAACGTGCAGAATTGCAGG encodes:
- a CDS encoding radical SAM protein codes for the protein MHTDLADCTLCPRNCHANRLEKPSGYCRTGAGIPVASICIHRGEEPVISGERGIINLFFAGCNLRCVFCQNYEISFYGKPGFEAVCGYGTNSGIRDWSLKEVADSIAEKLDAGYHSVGFVSPSHVAPQAVSVIHELHARGYRPVIVWNTNAYEKPETIRMLDSLVDIYLPDFKYITPAVAGELSDAEDYPFYAASAITEMYRQRGNRLHFSEDGTARRGLIIRHLVIPGFIEESKKVLRFIAENISTGVYISLMSQYYPTPLTRGPASLKRTLYEEEYESVKEEMYRLGFRNGWVQDPGSHGHYRPDFSREHPFE